In Raphanus sativus cultivar WK10039 chromosome 5, ASM80110v3, whole genome shotgun sequence, the following proteins share a genomic window:
- the LOC108859799 gene encoding probable E3 ubiquitin-protein ligase RHC1A, whose translation MTSRKNTHWCNTCRRGIRLQGQDLTRGGACVHCGNTFLERLCENVELNPFDLFGLAIEESRNRRGNNRRRPVLDNQLSFQELFNRLSAQDRRGPPPASPTVINSMPKIKIRKKHLGLDPCCPVCQDRFEMGSFARKMPCKHIYHSECIIPWLAQHNSCPVCRKELPQDGKNGRKNPLLYLWPFASSGSASNYNGPHFH comes from the coding sequence ATGACTAGCCGAAAAAACACGCATTGGTGTAATACTTGCAGACGAGGAATCCGTCTTCAAGGACAAGACTTAACTAGAGGAGGAGCTTGCGTTCACTGTGGTAACACCTTTCTTGAAAGGCTCTGTGAGAATGTTGAACTAAACCCTTTTGATTTATTCGGTTTAGCCATTGAAGAATCTCGTAACCGCCGCGGCAACAACAGAAGAAGACCGGTTCTTGATAACCAGTTGAGTTTTCAAGAGTTGTTTAACCGGCTCTCAGCACAAGACCGACGTGGTCCACCTCCAGCTTCACCAACCGTGATCAACTCAATGCCGAAGATAAAGATCAGGAAGAAGCATCTCGGTTTGGATCCGTGTTGTCCGGTTTGCCAAGACCGGTTTGAAATGGGATCGTTTGCAAGAAAGATGCCGTGTAAACATATCTACCATTCGGAGTGTATAATACCGTGGCTAGCCCAGCATAATTCTTGCCCGGTGTGTCGGAAAGAGCTGCCACAGGACGGGAAAAATGGTCGGAAAAATCCCTTGTTGTATTTGTGGCCGTTTGCCTCCTCTGGTTCAGCTTCAAACTATAATGGACCACATTTTCATTGA
- the LOC108862845 gene encoding uncharacterized protein LOC108862845, with amino-acid sequence MNLLNTKCIFFLHQPKQSIITFSTSLSFNAKLSLDSSRTNFQMSCLISGRSFRRPAKRFIVSNAASPSLSGSPDQFIDGGAKTKEETIAETEQDPMNLADPDSCFCEFQGVSIHHKVFDPQSLSDAVTSSVDDTQVTPKIEFPMILLHGFGASVFSWNRVMKPLARLVRSKVLAFDRPAFGLTSRILHPFSGGATNDAKPLNPYSMVYSVLTTLYFIDVLAAEKAILVGHSAGCLVAVDSYFEAPERVAALILIAPAIFAPRPPVNTAGSGDDKPGEKGPRRNKFLGTLVELSKVIIGVISRALTGMASMLSSLYKKALAAFLRSSLGVMLVRMAINKFGVTAVRNAWYDSKQVTDHVVQGYTKPLKAKGWDKALVEFTVATLTDNNGSEKKPPLSKRFQEIKCPVLIVTGDTDRIVPAWNAERLSRAIPGSVFEVIKRCGHLPQEEKPDEFISVVAKFLGDVFGGSQREERVDLKFQGIVS; translated from the exons AAACACCAAATGCATCTTCTTCTTACACCAACCAAAGCAGAGTATCATAACTTTCTCTACTTCCTTATCTTTCAATGCAAAGCTTAGTTTAGATTCTTCTAGAACCAACTTTCAGATGTCTTGCCTGATCTCCGGCCGGTCCTTTCGCCGTCCGGCGAAACGTTTCATCGTCTCCAATGCtgcttctccttctctctctggCTCCCCAg ATCAATTTATTGATGGTGGAGCCAAGACCAAAGAGGAGACGATAGCTGAAACAGAGCAGGATCCAATGAACTTAGCTGATCCAGACAGCTGTTTCTGCGAGTTTCAAGGTGTTAGCATACACCACAAAGTGTTCGATCCACAGTCACTCTCTGATGCAGTCACAAGCAGCGTCGATGATACCCAAGTAACCCCCAAAATCGAGTTCCCGATGATTCTGTTGCACGGCTTTGGCGCTTCAGTGTTCTCCTGGAACAGAGTCATGAAGCCTTTAGCTCGCCTTGTCCGTTCGAAAGTTCTCGCCTTTGATCGACCCGCGTTTGGATTGACTTCCCGGATTCTTCACCCGTTTAGTGGTGGTGCCACCAACGACGCAAAACCTTTGAATCCGTACTCCATGGTGTATTCCGTGTTAACCACGTTGTATTTCATCGATGTTCTTGCTGCCGAGAAGGCCATTCTTGTAGG GCACTCTGCAGGTTGCCTTGTAGCTGTTGATTCTTACTTTGAAGCTCCAGAGCGTGTTGCTGCACTCATTCTCATCGCTCCAGCTATATTCGCTCCTCGTCCCCCCGTGAACACAGCTGGTTCTGGAGATGATAAACCTGGCGAGAAAGGTCCCAGGAGAAACAAGTTTCTAGGGACTCTAGTGGAGTTAAGCAAAGTCATTATAGGAGTGATTTCTAGAGCTCTAACAGGAATGGCGAGTATGCTGAGTTCTCTCTACAAGAAAGCTTTAGCAGCTTTCCTCAGATCTTCTCTTGGAGTCATGCTG GTGAGAATGGCAATCAATAAGTTTGGAGTAACAGCTGTTAGAAACGCATGGTATGACTCAAAACAAGTGACGGATCACGTCGTTCAGGGCTATACAAAG CCTCTAAAAGCCAAGGGATGGGACAAAGCTCTTGTGGAATTCACGGTGGCTACATTAACGGATAACAATGGCTCAGAGAAGAAACCTCCTTTGTCGAAAAGGTTTCAAGAAATCAAATGCCCTG TTCTGATTGTCACCGGAGATACGGACCGGATTGTGCCAGCATGGAACGCAGAGAGGCTGTCACGAGCCATCCCTGGATCGGTGTTCGAAGTGATAAAGAGATGTGGGCATCTACCTCAAGAGGAAAAGCCAGATGAGTTTATATCTGTTGTTGCGAAGTTTCTAGGGGATGTTTTTGGAGGGTCACAACGAGAGGAACGAGTGGACTTGAAGTTCCAAGGCATTGTGTCATAA